Proteins encoded by one window of uncultured Campylobacter sp.:
- a CDS encoding 4Fe-4S cluster-binding domain-containing protein translates to MNKIPNLSDLSCFAPACSAPGFCAAESFSKSDTLNSTAAQTSPRPNGNAEKSLNLTSENSLNFAAQNSLNLKPQSSVSPQSAKLYQKPIVVITGGEPMLHHKEALFYEFVCELLARGHAVHFETNGTIFVDFEKFPAYKSCVFAVSPKLSNSAEPRERRLNFAALRSLKQNAKDSFYKFIISPEFDAQPEIREILSACESEVYCMPRGADRRELESGAQFCVDFCLKNGYNYSDRLHIRIWGEKDGV, encoded by the coding sequence TTGAATAAAATTCCAAATTTATCAGATCTGTCCTGTTTCGCACCCGCATGCTCTGCGCCGGGTTTTTGCGCCGCCGAGTCTTTTTCTAAAAGCGATACGTTAAATTCCACCGCCGCGCAAACATCTCCCCGTCCAAACGGTAACGCAGAAAAATCTTTAAATTTAACGAGCGAAAATTCTTTAAATTTCGCGGCGCAGAATTCTTTAAATTTAAAGCCGCAAAGCTCCGTCTCGCCGCAGAGCGCTAAGCTTTATCAAAAGCCGATCGTCGTTATCACCGGCGGCGAGCCGATGTTACATCACAAAGAGGCGCTATTTTACGAGTTCGTCTGCGAGCTGCTTGCGCGCGGACACGCGGTGCACTTCGAAACCAACGGTACGATTTTCGTGGATTTTGAAAAATTCCCCGCCTACAAAAGCTGCGTCTTTGCAGTCTCGCCTAAGCTTTCAAACTCCGCCGAGCCGCGCGAACGCAGGTTAAACTTCGCCGCGCTGCGAAGCTTAAAACAAAACGCAAAAGATAGCTTTTACAAGTTCATCATCTCGCCCGAGTTTGACGCGCAGCCCGAGATCAGAGAAATTTTATCGGCGTGCGAGAGCGAGGTTTATTGCATGCCGCGCGGCGCAGATCGCCGCGAGCTGGAAAGCGGCGCGCAATTTTGCGTGGATTTTTGCCTAAAAAACGGCTATAATTACTCCGATCGCCTGCACATTAGAATTTGGGGCGAGAAGGACGGGGTATGA